In Mycolicibacterium alvei, a single window of DNA contains:
- a CDS encoding zinc-dependent metalloprotease, protein MPDLPFGFSAGNDPDRDKDKKDPDSGSGSDNSGPGPGSDPFGLGMGGANFDMGDLGQIFTKLGEMFSGAGSAMGGKQSGPVNYDLARQLASNSIGFVAPVPEKTSGAVVDAVRLAETWLDGVTPLPAGTTRSVAWTPSDWLDNTLDTWKRLCDPVAEQISAVWASALPEEAKSMAGPLLAMMSQMGGMAFGSQLGQALGKLSREVLTSTDVGLPLGPKGVAALMPEAIESLAEGLERPRSEILTFLAAREAAHHRLFSHVPWLSSQLLGTVEAFANGMKVDMSGIEDLARGFNPASLGDPSEMEQLLNQGIFEPKATPEQEAALERLETLLALIEGWVQTVVTAALGDRIPGTSALAETLRRRRATGGPAEQTFATLVGLELRPRKMREAAVLWERLTEAVGTDTRDSVWEHPDLLPSAADLDDPAGFIDRMIGGDTSGIDSAFEQAIADLEKEQRQGGKGDADSDGGSES, encoded by the coding sequence ATGCCTGACCTGCCCTTCGGCTTCTCCGCCGGGAACGACCCCGACCGAGACAAAGACAAGAAGGACCCCGATTCGGGGTCCGGGTCCGACAACTCCGGGCCAGGTCCGGGCTCGGATCCGTTCGGTTTGGGCATGGGCGGAGCCAACTTCGACATGGGCGACCTCGGGCAGATCTTCACCAAGCTCGGCGAGATGTTCAGCGGCGCAGGCAGTGCCATGGGCGGCAAGCAATCCGGCCCGGTCAACTACGACCTGGCCCGGCAGTTGGCGTCCAACTCGATCGGGTTCGTCGCGCCGGTGCCGGAGAAGACCAGCGGCGCGGTCGTCGACGCGGTACGGCTCGCCGAGACCTGGCTCGACGGGGTCACTCCGCTGCCCGCGGGCACCACCAGGTCGGTGGCGTGGACCCCGAGCGACTGGCTGGACAACACGCTGGACACCTGGAAGCGGCTGTGTGACCCGGTGGCCGAGCAGATCTCCGCGGTGTGGGCATCGGCGCTGCCCGAAGAGGCCAAGAGCATGGCCGGTCCGCTGCTGGCGATGATGTCGCAGATGGGCGGCATGGCGTTCGGCTCCCAACTGGGCCAGGCGCTGGGCAAACTGTCCCGCGAAGTACTCACCTCCACCGACGTCGGCTTGCCGCTGGGCCCCAAGGGGGTGGCAGCACTCATGCCGGAGGCCATCGAATCGCTGGCCGAAGGCCTGGAGCGGCCGCGCAGCGAGATCCTGACCTTCCTGGCCGCCCGTGAGGCCGCCCACCACCGGCTGTTCAGCCATGTGCCGTGGCTGTCGAGCCAACTGCTCGGCACCGTCGAGGCCTTCGCCAACGGCATGAAGGTCGACATGTCGGGCATCGAGGACCTCGCCCGCGGATTCAACCCGGCCTCCCTCGGCGACCCGTCGGAAATGGAGCAGTTGCTCAACCAGGGCATCTTCGAGCCCAAAGCAACCCCCGAGCAGGAAGCCGCCCTGGAACGGCTGGAGACCCTGCTCGCGCTCATCGAGGGCTGGGTGCAGACCGTCGTCACCGCGGCGCTGGGCGATCGCATTCCGGGCACCTCGGCGCTGGCCGAGACGCTACGTCGTCGGCGCGCCACCGGAGGACCCGCCGAACAGACCTTCGCCACGCTCGTCGGCCTCGAACTGCGCCCCCGCAAGATGCGCGAAGCCGCGGTGCTGTGGGAACGGTTGACCGAGGCGGTCGGCACCGATACCCGCGACAGCGTGTGGGAGCACCCCGACCTCCTGCCGAGCGCAGCCGACCTCGACGATCCGGCGGGCTTCATCGACCGGATGATCGGCGGGGACACCAGCGGCATCGACAGCGCCTTCGAACAGGCCATCGCCGACCTGGAGAAAGAGCAGCGCCAGGGCGGCAAGGGCGACGCCGACAGTGACGGCGGCAGCGAGTCCTGA
- a CDS encoding cyclodehydratase, with translation MTRYVLAAGRPILLRPDGAVQLGWDPRRAVLVRPPTEMSQVQLTDLLRALQGGTTRDELIAAAESFDDDTIDELIAALTEAGMLTVTAAPSRPTRSASIRVHGRGPLSELLANGLRCSGARVRHSTHPHTRSVAAATDLVVLADYQVTDPRLRQELHHGGIAHLPVRVRDGAGLVGPLVIPGRTSCLQCADLHRTDRDAAWPAVATQLRGAVGSADRATILATAALALRQVDLVIRAVGHVDNDQPAPTAPPTLNTTLELDADGYSIVARRWSRHPDCPC, from the coding sequence ATGACGCGCTATGTGCTCGCCGCGGGCCGACCGATCCTGCTGCGTCCCGACGGGGCCGTTCAGTTGGGCTGGGATCCGCGGCGCGCGGTACTGGTTCGCCCACCGACCGAGATGAGCCAGGTACAACTGACCGATCTGTTGCGGGCACTGCAGGGCGGCACCACCCGCGACGAATTGATCGCGGCCGCAGAATCATTCGACGACGACACCATCGACGAGCTGATCGCCGCGTTGACCGAGGCCGGAATGCTCACCGTCACTGCCGCCCCCTCGCGGCCGACCCGGTCGGCATCCATCCGCGTGCACGGTCGCGGACCGCTGTCGGAACTGCTGGCCAACGGCCTGCGCTGCTCAGGTGCCCGGGTCAGGCACAGCACCCACCCCCACACCAGGTCGGTAGCGGCCGCCACCGACCTGGTGGTGCTGGCCGACTACCAGGTCACCGACCCGCGACTGCGCCAAGAACTGCATCACGGCGGAATCGCCCACCTGCCGGTGCGGGTGCGCGACGGCGCCGGCCTGGTGGGGCCGCTGGTCATCCCCGGTCGGACCAGTTGCCTGCAGTGCGCTGATCTACACCGCACCGATCGCGACGCGGCGTGGCCTGCCGTGGCAACCCAACTCAGGGGTGCCGTCGGCAGCGCCGACCGCGCGACCATCCTGGCCACTGCGGCGTTGGCGCTACGGCAGGTCGACCTGGTGATCCGCGCCGTGGGACACGTCGACAACGACCAGCCTGCACCCACCGCGCCGCCGACGTTGAACACCACCCTCGAACTCGACGCCGACGGATACTCGATCGTCGCGAGGCGCTGGTCCCGCCACCCCGACTGCCCATGTTGA
- a CDS encoding YlbL family protein, which yields MNRRILTLLVALVPIVAFGVLLSVVTVPFVSLGPGPTFNTLGEVEGKQVVDIKSADGAGGSVVHPTSGHLNMTTVSQRDGLTLGQAIALWMSGREQLVPRDLVYPPNKSKNEIDEANNSDFKKSEDSAEYAALSFLKYPVAVTVQSVTDPGPSAGKLRDGDAIDGVNGIPVANLDEFQAILKKTKPGEQLVIDFRRKNAPPGVATITLGDNPDRDYGFLGVGVLDAPWAPFGIDFNLANIGGPSAGLMFSLAVVDKLTTGDLNDGKFVAGTGTITGEGKVGSIGGITHKMLAAKEAGATVFLVPADNCTEARSAPQDGMDLVKVDTLTHAVEALHTISAGGEPPRC from the coding sequence GTGAACAGGCGGATTTTGACGCTGCTGGTTGCGCTGGTGCCGATCGTGGCATTCGGCGTCCTGCTGTCGGTGGTGACGGTGCCCTTCGTGTCGTTGGGGCCCGGTCCGACGTTCAACACGCTCGGCGAGGTCGAGGGCAAACAGGTGGTCGACATCAAGAGCGCCGACGGAGCCGGCGGTTCTGTGGTCCACCCCACCTCGGGGCATCTGAACATGACCACGGTGTCCCAGCGGGACGGCCTGACCCTCGGCCAGGCGATCGCGTTGTGGATGTCGGGCCGTGAGCAACTGGTTCCGCGCGACCTGGTGTACCCGCCGAACAAGTCGAAGAACGAGATCGATGAGGCCAACAACTCGGATTTCAAAAAGTCCGAGGACAGCGCCGAGTACGCGGCGCTGTCGTTTCTGAAGTACCCGGTGGCGGTGACCGTGCAGAGCGTCACCGATCCCGGTCCTTCGGCGGGCAAGCTGCGTGACGGTGACGCGATCGACGGGGTGAACGGGATACCGGTGGCCAACCTCGACGAATTTCAGGCCATTCTGAAGAAGACCAAGCCGGGTGAGCAGCTGGTGATCGACTTCCGTCGCAAGAACGCTCCGCCCGGCGTCGCCACCATCACGCTCGGTGACAACCCGGATCGGGACTACGGATTCCTCGGCGTGGGTGTGCTCGATGCGCCGTGGGCGCCGTTCGGCATCGACTTCAATCTGGCCAACATCGGCGGCCCGTCGGCGGGATTGATGTTCAGCCTCGCTGTCGTCGACAAGCTGACCACCGGTGATCTCAACGACGGCAAGTTCGTCGCGGGCACCGGAACCATCACCGGCGAGGGCAAGGTCGGCTCTATCGGCGGCATCACCCACAAGATGCTGGCCGCCAAGGAAGCGGGTGCCACGGTGTTCCTGGTGCCGGCCGACAACTGCACCGAGGCGCGCTCGGCGCCTCAGGACGGCATGGATTTGGTGAAGGTGGACACGCTGACTCACGCCGTCGAGGCGCTGCACACGATTTCTGCCGGTGGCGAACCGCCTCGTTGCTGA